The Streptomyces sp. Alt3 genome has a segment encoding these proteins:
- a CDS encoding FAD-binding oxidoreductase: protein MSVDTVSLTGWGRTSPTTALRFRPRTYEEAAVVVRGRGPRGVVARGLGRAHGDAAQNAGGSVLDMTALDRIRAVDAVAGTVVCDAGVSLRRLLGTLLPLGWFVPVTPATGHVTVGGAIGSDVHGRNHRTAGSFARHVRSLELLTADGEVRTVLPGTDLFGATLGGLGLTGVILSATLGLRPVTTSLMSVDTARAADLDGALARLSACGDGTPYAAAWIDLLARGKATGRAVVTRGEHVPLDALPAHARRTALTFRPGLPPAASLIPEGLLGRGPTALLNELRHRGAPVVRTRQLQRISAFFHPLDSAPGWCRARGRAGSVQYQFTVGHGQEETLHRVVRQLTVRRYPAFHAVLKRFGESGPGWLSFPAPGWTLSFGLPAGLPGLARLLDGLDEEVAAAGGRVSLAKDARLRPGLLAAMYPRLPEFRALRRELDPEGAFRSDLSRRLVL, encoded by the coding sequence ATGTCTGTCGACACGGTGTCCTTGACCGGCTGGGGCCGCACCTCCCCGACGACCGCGCTGCGGTTCCGCCCTCGCACGTACGAGGAGGCCGCGGTGGTCGTGCGCGGACGCGGACCGCGCGGGGTGGTCGCCCGGGGGCTGGGGCGCGCCCATGGTGACGCCGCGCAGAACGCGGGCGGCTCCGTGCTCGACATGACCGCGCTGGACCGGATCCGCGCGGTCGACGCCGTCGCGGGGACGGTGGTCTGCGACGCCGGGGTGAGCCTGCGCCGCCTGCTGGGGACGCTGCTCCCGCTCGGCTGGTTCGTCCCGGTCACCCCGGCGACCGGCCATGTCACCGTCGGCGGCGCCATCGGCTCCGACGTCCACGGCAGGAACCACCGGACCGCGGGCTCCTTCGCCCGTCACGTGCGCTCCCTGGAACTGCTGACCGCCGACGGCGAGGTGCGTACGGTGCTGCCGGGCACCGATCTCTTCGGCGCGACGCTCGGCGGTCTGGGCCTGACCGGTGTCATCCTCTCGGCCACCCTCGGGCTGCGTCCCGTCACCACCTCACTGATGTCGGTCGACACCGCGCGGGCGGCGGACCTGGACGGGGCGCTGGCCCGCCTCTCCGCCTGCGGCGACGGCACTCCGTACGCGGCTGCCTGGATCGACCTCCTGGCCCGCGGGAAGGCGACGGGCCGCGCTGTCGTCACCCGTGGGGAGCACGTGCCCCTGGACGCGCTCCCGGCTCACGCCCGGCGCACGGCGCTCACCTTCCGTCCGGGCCTGCCGCCCGCCGCCTCCCTCATCCCCGAAGGGCTGCTCGGCCGGGGGCCGACGGCGCTCCTGAACGAGCTCCGCCACCGCGGCGCCCCTGTCGTGCGGACCCGGCAACTGCAGAGGATCTCCGCCTTCTTCCATCCCCTGGACTCCGCACCCGGCTGGTGCCGCGCGCGAGGGCGGGCCGGCTCCGTGCAGTACCAGTTCACCGTCGGACACGGGCAGGAGGAGACCCTGCACCGCGTCGTCCGGCAGCTCACCGTCCGCCGGTACCCCGCCTTCCACGCCGTGCTCAAGCGGTTCGGCGAGAGCGGCCCGGGCTGGCTCTCCTTCCCGGCACCGGGCTGGACGCTGTCCTTCGGACTGCCCGCCGGCCTGCCGGGTCTCGCGCGGCTGCTCGACGGCCTCGACGAGGAGGTGGCGGCGGCGGGCGGCCGGGTCTCCCTGGCGAAGGACGCGCGGCTGAGGCCCGGCCTGCTGGCCGCGATGTACCCGAGGCTGCCGGAGTTCCGGGCCCTGCGCCGGGAACTGGATCCGGAGGGGGCCTTCCGGTCCGACCTGTCCCGGCGTCTCGTGCTCTGA
- the rocD gene encoding ornithine--oxo-acid transaminase: MSITETAIASAEAHSAHNYHPLPVVVASAEGAWMTDVEGRRYLDMLAGYSALNFGHGNRRLIDAARTQLERVTLTSRAFHHDRFAEFCTQLAELCGMEMVLPMNTGAEAVETAVKTARKWGYRVKGVPDGMAKIIVAADNFHGRTTTIVSFSTDQEARADFGPYTPGFEIVPYGDLTALAEAMTENTVAVLMEPIQGEAGVLVPPPGYLAGVREMTRERDVLFIADEIQSGLGRTGRTFACEHEGVVPDMYVLGKALGGGVVPVSAVVSSAAVLGVFRPGEHGSTFGGNPLACAVALEVVAMLRTGEFQQRATELGDHLHAELGLLAGGDAVRAVRGRGLWAGIDISPALGTGREISEKLMDRGVLVKDTHGSTIRIAPPLVISKEDLDWGLDQLRGVLAG, encoded by the coding sequence GTGTCGATCACGGAAACCGCCATCGCCTCCGCCGAGGCTCACAGCGCGCACAACTACCACCCGTTGCCGGTCGTCGTCGCCTCGGCGGAAGGCGCCTGGATGACCGATGTCGAGGGGCGCCGTTACCTCGACATGCTGGCCGGCTATTCGGCGCTCAACTTCGGGCACGGCAACCGGCGGCTGATCGACGCGGCCAGGACTCAGCTCGAACGCGTGACGCTGACCTCGCGCGCTTTCCACCACGACCGGTTCGCCGAGTTCTGTACGCAGCTCGCGGAGCTGTGCGGCATGGAGATGGTCCTCCCCATGAACACCGGGGCGGAGGCCGTGGAGACAGCGGTGAAGACGGCCCGCAAGTGGGGCTATCGCGTCAAGGGCGTCCCCGACGGGATGGCGAAGATCATCGTGGCGGCGGACAACTTCCACGGCAGGACCACCACGATCGTCAGCTTCTCCACGGACCAGGAGGCGCGGGCCGACTTCGGTCCGTACACGCCGGGGTTCGAGATCGTTCCGTACGGGGATCTCACCGCGCTGGCCGAGGCGATGACGGAGAACACGGTCGCGGTGCTGATGGAGCCGATCCAGGGGGAGGCCGGGGTGCTGGTTCCGCCGCCGGGCTATCTGGCGGGGGTGCGGGAGATGACGCGGGAGCGGGATGTCCTGTTCATCGCCGACGAGATCCAGTCGGGCCTGGGCCGCACAGGGCGCACCTTCGCCTGCGAGCACGAGGGGGTCGTGCCCGACATGTATGTGCTGGGGAAGGCCCTGGGCGGGGGCGTGGTGCCCGTCTCGGCCGTCGTGTCCTCCGCCGCGGTGCTCGGTGTCTTCCGGCCGGGCGAGCACGGTTCCACGTTCGGCGGGAATCCGCTGGCCTGTGCGGTCGCCCTGGAGGTCGTCGCGATGCTGCGCACCGGTGAGTTCCAGCAGCGTGCCACGGAGCTGGGCGACCATCTCCACGCCGAGCTCGGTCTGCTGGCCGGCGGCGACGCGGTCCGGGCCGTGCGGGGCCGGGGTCTGTGGGCGGGTATCGACATCTCCCCGGCTCTGGGCACGGGCCGGGAGATCTCGGAGAAGCTGATGGACCGTGGCGTGCTGGTCAAGGACACCCACGGCTCCACGATCCGGATCGCCCCGCCCCTGGTGATCAGCAAGGAGGACCTGGACTGGGGCCTGGACCAGCTCCGCGGCGTACTGGCCGGCTGA
- a CDS encoding 2'-5' RNA ligase family protein translates to MGTVTLGVSIAVPEPYGSLLQERRASFGDPAAYGIPTHVTLLPPTEARAADLPAIETHLSQIATARPFPMRLSGTGTFRPLSPVVFVQVVEGASACSWLQKRVREASGPLVRELQFPYHPHVTVAHGIAEEAMDRAYEELSSYEAAWTCGSFALYEQGPDAVWRKINEFPFGGGGNAPAVPAQGGSSMDQPSLRT, encoded by the coding sequence GTGGGGACCGTAACGCTCGGCGTTTCGATCGCGGTCCCGGAGCCATACGGCAGCCTGCTCCAGGAGCGGCGCGCGAGCTTCGGGGACCCTGCCGCGTACGGCATCCCCACCCATGTCACCCTCCTTCCGCCCACCGAGGCCCGGGCGGCCGACCTGCCGGCGATCGAGACCCACCTGTCCCAGATCGCCACGGCCAGGCCCTTCCCGATGCGGCTCTCCGGCACGGGCACCTTCCGCCCGCTGTCGCCGGTCGTCTTCGTCCAGGTCGTCGAAGGTGCCTCGGCCTGTTCCTGGCTCCAGAAGCGGGTCCGGGAGGCATCCGGGCCCCTGGTGCGCGAGCTGCAGTTCCCGTACCACCCGCACGTGACCGTGGCGCACGGCATCGCGGAGGAGGCCATGGACCGGGCGTACGAGGAGCTCTCCTCGTACGAGGCCGCCTGGACCTGTGGTTCCTTCGCGCTGTACGAACAGGGCCCTGACGCGGTCTGGCGCAAGATCAACGAGTTCCCGTTCGGAGGCGGCGGGAACGCCCCCGCCGTGCCGGCTCAGGGCGGCAGCTCCATGGACCAGCCGTCCCTCCGCACCTGA
- a CDS encoding RNA polymerase sigma factor — protein sequence MRTRGGAPQPGLEEGRTIDDGGGSGGVERAGELSAGRDEREAEVIARVRAGDAEAYAQLVRRHTGVALRAAVAFGAGADAEDVVQSAFFKAYQALGRFREGAPFRPWLLRIVMNETRNTVRSAGRARAVAGREACHRGAEPLIPDSADPAAAALAGERRAVLTAALDELSEEQRQVVTCRYLLEMDEAETARTLGWPRGTVKSRLNRALRKLERRLGGQLGPDPDGRPDPDGRGGR from the coding sequence GTGAGGACGCGGGGAGGGGCTCCACAGCCGGGCCTGGAGGAGGGCCGCACCATCGACGACGGGGGTGGGAGCGGCGGTGTCGAGCGTGCCGGCGAGCTTTCCGCCGGCCGTGACGAGCGTGAGGCCGAGGTGATCGCTCGTGTGCGCGCCGGGGATGCGGAGGCATACGCGCAGCTGGTGCGCCGCCATACAGGGGTGGCGCTGAGAGCGGCGGTCGCCTTCGGCGCGGGGGCGGACGCGGAGGACGTGGTGCAGTCCGCCTTCTTCAAGGCGTACCAGGCGCTGGGGCGGTTCCGGGAAGGCGCGCCCTTCAGGCCGTGGCTGCTGCGCATCGTGATGAATGAGACGAGAAACACGGTCCGCTCGGCAGGGCGTGCGCGGGCGGTGGCGGGCCGTGAGGCGTGCCACCGGGGTGCGGAGCCGCTGATACCCGATTCGGCGGACCCGGCCGCAGCAGCCCTCGCCGGGGAACGCAGGGCGGTGCTGACAGCCGCGCTGGACGAGCTGAGTGAGGAGCAGCGCCAGGTGGTGACCTGCCGCTATCTGCTGGAGATGGACGAGGCGGAGACGGCGCGGACACTCGGCTGGCCGCGGGGGACGGTGAAGTCCCGGCTGAACCGCGCACTGCGGAAGCTGGAGCGGCGGCTCGGCGGGCAGCTGGGTCCCGATCCCGACGGACGCCCGGATCCGGATGGGCGGGGAGGAAGGTGA
- a CDS encoding decaprenylphospho-beta-D-erythro-pentofuranosid-2-ulose 2-reductase, with translation MKDAFGAPQSLLVLGGTSEIGLATARRLIARRTRTVHLAGRPSPALERAAAELRGLGADVRTVAFDALDSASHEEVLGKLFTDGDIDMVLLAFGVLGDQARDEEEPLSAVRVAQTNYTGAVSAGLVCAGALQAQGHGSLVVLSAVAGERARRADFIYGSSKAGLDAFAQGLGDALHGTGVHVMVVRPGFVRSRMTAGREEAPLATTPGAVADAIVTGLRRRSETVWVPGALRVVMSALRHVPRPLFRRLPVR, from the coding sequence GTGAAGGACGCCTTCGGTGCCCCGCAGTCCCTGCTCGTCCTCGGCGGCACCTCGGAGATCGGCCTGGCCACCGCGCGGCGGCTGATCGCCCGCCGCACCCGGACCGTGCACCTGGCCGGGCGGCCCTCCCCGGCCCTCGAACGGGCTGCGGCGGAACTGCGTGGGCTGGGCGCCGACGTCCGTACCGTCGCCTTCGACGCGCTCGACTCCGCCTCGCACGAGGAGGTGCTCGGCAAGCTCTTCACCGACGGGGACATCGACATGGTGCTGCTGGCCTTCGGTGTGCTGGGCGACCAGGCGCGCGACGAGGAGGAGCCGCTGTCCGCGGTGCGGGTGGCTCAGACGAACTACACGGGGGCGGTCTCCGCCGGGCTGGTGTGCGCCGGCGCACTCCAGGCGCAGGGGCACGGGTCGCTGGTGGTGCTCTCCGCGGTGGCCGGCGAACGCGCCCGGCGCGCCGACTTCATCTACGGCTCCAGCAAGGCGGGCCTGGACGCCTTCGCCCAGGGACTCGGGGACGCACTGCACGGGACGGGTGTGCACGTGATGGTCGTACGTCCCGGCTTCGTACGGTCACGGATGACGGCGGGGCGTGAGGAGGCGCCGCTCGCCACGACCCCGGGGGCGGTCGCCGACGCGATCGTGACGGGGCTGCGGCGGCGCTCGGAGACGGTGTGGGTGCCCGGAGCCCTGCGGGTGGTGATGTCGGCCCTGCGGCACGTGCCGCGTCCGCTGTTCCGGCGGCTGCCGGTGCGCTAG
- a CDS encoding D-alanyl-D-alanine carboxypeptidase, with the protein MTQLHAPKTSRNQETGRLSFMESVSPPHSGGIARGGLSQRYARRVRPSGSPPSATPCTFPTVPALKKTVVTVISAALLSLCVVSPAGAADKDKTEEKQPKPTGPMSTVGGARLGQVGTQVDLGPGAPVLPKDLSARSWIVADAEDGQVLASHNAHWRLPPASTLKMLFADTVLPALQPKTLTHLVTEDELSGVGEGSSLVGVKEDHEYTVHDLWLGVFLRSGNDAVHVLSEMYGGVPATVAAMQRHAEELQALDTTVVSPDGYDAPRQVSSAYDLTLFARSGMQKADFREYAATATAEFPGEVKKGKRKSFEIQNTNRLITGDIGVEPYKGIAGVKNGYTTHAGNTFTGIAERDGRVLLVTVMNPSAEESHAVYKEAAGLLDWGFAASGKVTPVGELVPPKSAVVSKGSEPATGKGKEGTEGLEGKEQAAATTHAAAAGSSGVWTALSVVGGVLVALAAGAWLVNRRWPLPDLVRRLPRR; encoded by the coding sequence ATGACCCAGCTCCACGCTCCGAAGACGAGCAGGAACCAGGAAACGGGGCGGCTGAGCTTCATGGAATCAGTATCGCCGCCCCACTCCGGCGGGATCGCCCGGGGTGGGCTGTCCCAGCGGTATGCACGGCGGGTCAGGCCATCCGGGTCCCCGCCCTCCGCAACGCCCTGTACGTTTCCGACCGTGCCTGCTCTGAAAAAGACCGTCGTGACGGTCATCTCTGCCGCGTTGCTGTCCCTATGTGTCGTCAGTCCCGCGGGGGCGGCCGACAAGGACAAGACCGAGGAAAAACAGCCGAAGCCGACCGGTCCGATGTCGACCGTGGGAGGTGCCCGGCTCGGCCAGGTGGGAACCCAGGTCGATCTGGGGCCGGGCGCCCCGGTGCTTCCCAAGGATCTGAGCGCGCGGTCCTGGATCGTCGCCGACGCGGAGGACGGGCAGGTGCTCGCGTCGCACAACGCGCACTGGCGGCTGCCGCCCGCCTCCACCCTGAAGATGCTCTTCGCCGACACGGTCCTGCCCGCGCTGCAGCCGAAGACGCTGACCCACCTGGTGACCGAGGACGAGCTCTCCGGCGTGGGCGAGGGAAGCAGCCTGGTGGGCGTCAAGGAGGACCACGAGTACACGGTCCACGACCTGTGGCTCGGGGTGTTCCTCCGCTCCGGCAACGACGCGGTGCACGTGCTGTCCGAGATGTACGGCGGCGTGCCCGCGACGGTCGCCGCGATGCAGCGTCACGCCGAGGAGCTCCAGGCCCTGGACACCACGGTCGTCTCGCCCGACGGTTACGACGCCCCGCGCCAGGTCTCCAGCGCCTACGACCTCACCCTGTTCGCCCGGAGCGGGATGCAGAAGGCGGACTTCCGCGAGTACGCCGCGACGGCGACCGCCGAGTTCCCCGGTGAGGTGAAGAAGGGCAAGCGGAAGAGCTTCGAGATCCAGAACACCAACCGGCTGATCACCGGGGACATCGGGGTGGAGCCGTACAAGGGCATCGCGGGCGTCAAGAACGGTTACACCACCCACGCGGGCAACACCTTCACGGGGATCGCCGAACGCGACGGGCGGGTCCTTCTGGTGACGGTCATGAACCCCTCGGCGGAGGAGAGCCACGCCGTCTACAAGGAGGCGGCCGGCCTCCTGGACTGGGGCTTCGCGGCGAGCGGCAAGGTGACCCCGGTCGGTGAGCTGGTGCCACCGAAGTCAGCCGTCGTGTCGAAGGGCTCCGAACCCGCGACGGGCAAGGGCAAGGAGGGGACGGAAGGCCTGGAGGGGAAGGAGCAGGCCGCCGCCACGACCCACGCGGCCGCTGCGGGCTCCAGCGGGGTCTGGACCGCGCTGTCGGTCGTCGGCGGGGTGCTGGTCGCCCTGGCCGCCGGGGCGTGGCTGGTCAACCGGCGCTGGCCGCTGCCCGACCTGGTGCGTCGCCTCCCCCGCCGCTGA
- a CDS encoding YihY/virulence factor BrkB family protein, whose amino-acid sequence MDWLKNLPVIGPLVARLMETHAWRSYETLERVHWARLAAAITFLSFLALFPLIAVGAAIGAALLSPQQLDKIEDKLADQVPGISDQLGIDSLVAHAGTVGVVAGALLLFTGIGWIGSMRDCLRAVWEKDDLDEGNPVVRKIKDAGLLIGLGGAALATLAVSTVASTAIGWTVDRLGIPENGVGGVLLQVAAVLVAMFADFLILLYLLTLLPGVEPPRRRLMVAGLVGAVGFELLKLLLGSYMRDVASKSMYGAFGVPIALLLWINFSAKLLLVCAAWTATPSKDEAADGQGADVSGGGGDAPGRAAASAG is encoded by the coding sequence ATGGACTGGCTGAAAAACCTTCCCGTCATCGGGCCGCTCGTCGCACGGCTGATGGAGACGCACGCCTGGCGCTCCTACGAGACGCTGGAACGGGTCCACTGGGCCAGGCTCGCCGCGGCGATCACCTTTCTCAGCTTCCTGGCGCTCTTCCCGCTGATCGCGGTCGGTGCCGCGATCGGCGCCGCGCTGCTCTCCCCCCAGCAGCTCGACAAGATCGAGGACAAACTCGCCGACCAGGTGCCCGGCATCTCGGACCAGCTCGGCATCGACAGCCTGGTGGCCCACGCGGGCACGGTGGGGGTCGTCGCCGGTGCGCTGCTGCTCTTCACCGGAATCGGCTGGATCGGCTCGATGCGGGACTGCCTGCGGGCCGTGTGGGAGAAGGACGACCTGGACGAGGGGAACCCGGTCGTCCGCAAGATCAAGGACGCCGGTCTCCTGATCGGCCTCGGCGGCGCGGCGCTCGCGACCCTCGCCGTGTCCACCGTCGCCTCCACTGCCATCGGCTGGACGGTCGACCGCCTGGGTATCCCCGAGAACGGCGTGGGCGGGGTGCTGCTCCAGGTGGCCGCCGTCCTCGTGGCGATGTTCGCCGACTTCCTGATCCTGCTCTACCTGCTGACCCTGCTGCCCGGGGTGGAGCCGCCGCGCCGCCGGCTGATGGTGGCCGGTCTGGTCGGCGCGGTCGGCTTCGAGCTGCTCAAGCTGCTGCTCGGCAGCTACATGAGGGACGTCGCGTCCAAGAGCATGTACGGCGCCTTCGGCGTGCCGATCGCGCTCCTCCTGTGGATCAACTTCAGCGCGAAGCTGCTGCTGGTCTGCGCCGCCTGGACGGCGACGCCCAGCAAGGACGAGGCGGCGGACGGGCAGGGCGCGGACGTCAGCGGCGGGGGAGGCGACGCACCAGGTCGGGCAGCGGCCAGCGCCGGTTGA
- the pdxR gene encoding MocR-like pyridoxine biosynthesis transcription factor PdxR — MTDSWAAFGADLHIEPVGAGLRSGLMNALREAVRTGRLTPGTRLPSSRTLASDLGIARNTVADAYAELVAEGWLTARQGSGTRVAQRAAAPGPAARGAGPRPVRRRPAHNLMPGSPDLSSFPRAEWLKASRRALAAAPDAAFGYDDPRGRVELRTVLADYLARARGVYANPEHIVICSGFVHGLTLMGKVLRRHGVRGAAVESYGLDIHWNILAEAGLRTPGIPVDALGARTGALRETPGVGAVLLTPAHQFPTGVPLHPDRRAEAVDWARSSGGLILEDDYDGEFRYDRQPVGALQGLDPERVVYLGTASKSLAPGLRLAWMVLPGGLVEEVCEAKGGFDWMSGALDQLTLAELIASGAYDRHVRAMRLRYRRRRDQLVEALAERAPDFRVSGIAAGLHAVLELPDGTEQTVVQAATWQGLALERLSRFRHPDTEPGRDGLVIGYGTPSESGWAGALDALCRVLP, encoded by the coding sequence ATGACAGATTCCTGGGCCGCTTTCGGTGCCGACCTGCATATCGAACCGGTCGGCGCCGGCCTGCGCAGCGGGCTGATGAACGCGCTGCGGGAAGCCGTCCGGACCGGACGGCTGACCCCCGGCACCCGGTTGCCCTCCTCCCGGACACTCGCCTCGGATCTCGGGATCGCCCGTAACACCGTCGCCGACGCCTATGCCGAGCTCGTGGCCGAGGGCTGGCTCACCGCGCGACAGGGCTCGGGGACCAGGGTCGCGCAGCGGGCCGCGGCGCCGGGGCCGGCCGCCCGGGGTGCCGGACCCAGGCCGGTGCGCCGCCGCCCCGCCCACAATCTGATGCCGGGATCGCCGGACCTCTCGTCCTTCCCCCGCGCCGAATGGCTCAAGGCGTCCAGGCGCGCCCTCGCCGCCGCTCCCGACGCGGCCTTCGGCTACGACGACCCGCGGGGCCGCGTCGAGCTGCGGACCGTCCTGGCGGACTACCTGGCGCGGGCGCGCGGGGTGTACGCGAACCCGGAACACATCGTGATCTGCTCCGGGTTCGTCCACGGGCTCACACTGATGGGAAAGGTGCTGCGCCGCCACGGGGTGCGTGGGGCCGCCGTCGAGTCGTACGGGCTGGACATCCACTGGAACATCCTGGCCGAGGCCGGGCTCCGCACACCGGGCATTCCGGTCGACGCACTCGGGGCCAGGACCGGGGCGCTGCGGGAGACACCGGGGGTGGGCGCGGTACTGCTGACCCCCGCCCACCAGTTCCCCACGGGCGTCCCGCTCCATCCGGACCGGAGGGCCGAGGCGGTCGACTGGGCGCGGTCCTCGGGCGGACTGATCCTGGAGGACGACTACGACGGCGAATTCCGTTACGACCGTCAGCCGGTGGGCGCGCTCCAGGGGCTCGATCCGGAACGGGTCGTCTACCTCGGGACCGCCAGCAAGTCGCTGGCGCCCGGGCTGCGGCTGGCCTGGATGGTGCTGCCGGGAGGCCTGGTGGAGGAGGTGTGCGAGGCGAAGGGCGGATTCGACTGGATGTCCGGCGCGCTGGACCAGCTGACCCTCGCGGAGCTCATCGCGTCAGGGGCGTACGACCGGCATGTGCGGGCCATGCGGCTGCGTTACCGGCGCCGTCGTGACCAACTCGTCGAGGCCCTTGCGGAGCGGGCGCCGGACTTCCGGGTGAGCGGTATCGCGGCAGGGCTGCACGCCGTCCTCGAACTCCCCGACGGGACGGAGCAGACGGTCGTCCAGGCGGCCACCTGGCAGGGGCTCGCGCTGGAGCGACTGTCACGCTTCCGGCACCCGGACACGGAACCGGGCCGCGACGGACTGGTCATCGGCTACGGCACACCGTCGGAGAGCGGCTGGGCCGGCGCGCTCGACGCGCTCTGCCGGGTGCTCCCGTAG
- a CDS encoding glutathionylspermidine synthase family protein, with protein MERRTTEPRPGWQETVEEQGLIYPLTRYPDGSLRPYWDESAYYVFSLPEVEALEEVVEELHTMCLAAAAHIVEHDRFADLGITDPRLAGLVAESWRRRAELPSLYGRFDLRYDGTGPAKMLEYNADTPTSLVEAASPQWFWMEDRFPGADQWNSLHERLVDAWKRQAPLLPPGPLHFAHSDGDELGEDLMTVAYLRETAAQAGIDTEALSVERIGWDKLSGRFVDERLRFIRSCFKLYPWEWLTTDRFGPRVLDTLDNGGGTGSTCWIEPAWKMLLSNKALLAILWELYPGHPNLLPAYLDGPREMAGADGAGYVAKPLLGREGAGVTVHEPGSAEVLRDEPCCYQELAPLPDFAGNHVVLGAWVVENESAGLGIRESAGLVTDEYARFLPHVIL; from the coding sequence ATGGAACGCCGCACCACGGAACCGCGCCCCGGATGGCAGGAAACCGTCGAGGAACAGGGGCTGATCTACCCCCTGACCCGCTACCCGGACGGATCTCTGCGCCCCTACTGGGACGAGAGCGCCTACTACGTCTTCTCGCTGCCCGAGGTCGAGGCGCTGGAAGAGGTCGTGGAGGAGCTCCACACGATGTGTCTGGCCGCAGCCGCGCACATCGTCGAGCACGACCGCTTCGCCGATCTCGGAATCACCGACCCCCGGCTGGCGGGCCTGGTCGCCGAGTCCTGGCGACGCCGTGCCGAACTCCCTTCCCTCTACGGAAGGTTCGACCTCCGGTACGACGGAACCGGTCCGGCCAAGATGCTGGAGTACAACGCTGACACCCCCACCTCGCTGGTGGAAGCCGCGAGCCCCCAGTGGTTCTGGATGGAGGACCGCTTCCCCGGCGCCGACCAGTGGAACTCCCTGCACGAACGTCTCGTCGACGCGTGGAAGCGGCAGGCCCCGCTGCTGCCACCGGGCCCCCTGCACTTCGCCCACTCCGACGGTGACGAGCTGGGCGAGGACCTGATGACCGTGGCGTATCTGCGGGAGACCGCAGCGCAGGCCGGGATCGACACCGAGGCGCTGTCCGTCGAACGGATCGGATGGGACAAGCTCTCCGGCCGCTTCGTCGACGAGCGTCTCCGCTTCATCCGCAGCTGCTTCAAGCTGTACCCGTGGGAATGGCTGACCACGGACCGCTTCGGGCCGCGGGTGCTGGACACCCTGGACAACGGCGGAGGCACCGGCAGCACCTGCTGGATCGAGCCCGCCTGGAAAATGCTCCTCTCCAACAAGGCGCTGCTGGCCATCCTCTGGGAGCTGTATCCGGGACACCCCAACCTCCTGCCCGCCTATCTCGACGGCCCCCGTGAAATGGCCGGGGCCGACGGAGCGGGGTACGTCGCGAAGCCGTTGCTCGGCCGTGAGGGCGCAGGCGTCACCGTGCACGAGCCGGGCAGTGCCGAGGTGCTGCGCGACGAACCCTGCTGCTACCAGGAGCTGGCACCCCTGCCCGACTTCGCAGGCAACCATGTGGTGCTGGGAGCCTGGGTGGTCGAGAACGAGTCCGCCGGGCTCGGCATCAGGGAATCGGCGGGGCTGGTCACGGACGAGTACGCCCGCTTCCTGCCCCACGTCATCCTCTGA
- the trpS gene encoding tryptophan--tRNA ligase, translating into MASDRPRVLSGIQPTAGSFHLGNYLGAVRQWVALQESHDAFYMVVDLHAITVPQDPKELRANTRLAAAQLLAAGLDPERCTLFVQSHVPEHAQLGWIMNCLTGFGEASRMTQFKDKSAKQGADRATVGLFTYPVLQVADILLYQANQVPVGEDQRQHIELTRDLAERFNGRYGQTFTIPAPYILKETAKIYDLQDPAIKMSKSASTPKGLINLLDDPKATAKKVRSAVTDTDTVIRYDTEKKPGVSNLLSIYSTLTGTAVQDLEQKYEGKGYGALKTDLAEVMVEFVTPFRTRTQEYLDDPETLDALLAKGAEKARTVAAETLAQTYDRMGLLPAKH; encoded by the coding sequence ATGGCCTCTGATCGACCCCGCGTGCTTTCCGGAATCCAGCCCACCGCAGGCTCGTTCCACCTCGGCAACTACCTCGGTGCGGTCCGCCAGTGGGTGGCGCTGCAGGAGTCCCACGACGCCTTCTACATGGTGGTGGACCTGCACGCGATCACCGTTCCGCAGGACCCGAAGGAACTCCGCGCCAACACCCGGCTCGCCGCCGCCCAGTTGCTGGCGGCCGGGCTCGACCCGGAGCGGTGCACGCTCTTCGTCCAGAGCCATGTCCCCGAACACGCGCAGCTCGGCTGGATCATGAACTGCCTCACCGGCTTCGGCGAGGCGTCGCGCATGACGCAGTTCAAGGACAAGTCCGCCAAGCAGGGTGCGGACCGCGCGACCGTGGGCCTCTTCACCTACCCGGTGCTCCAGGTCGCCGACATCCTGCTGTACCAGGCCAACCAGGTCCCGGTCGGCGAGGACCAGCGTCAGCACATCGAGCTCACCCGGGACCTCGCCGAGCGGTTCAACGGCCGCTACGGCCAAACGTTCACGATCCCGGCGCCGTACATCCTCAAGGAGACGGCGAAGATCTACGACCTGCAGGACCCGGCGATCAAGATGAGCAAGTCGGCGTCCACGCCGAAGGGCCTGATCAACCTCCTCGACGACCCGAAGGCCACCGCCAAGAAGGTCAGGAGCGCGGTCACCGACACGGACACCGTGATCCGCTACGACACGGAGAAGAAGCCCGGTGTCAGCAACCTGCTGAGCATCTACTCCACCCTCACCGGCACCGCCGTCCAGGACCTGGAGCAGAAGTACGAGGGCAAGGGCTACGGCGCGCTCAAGACCGACCTCGCCGAGGTCATGGTGGAGTTCGTCACCCCGTTCCGGACCCGCACCCAGGAGTACCTGGACGACCCGGAGACCCTGGACGCCCTCCTGGCCAAGGGAGCCGAGAAGGCCAGGACCGTCGCCGCCGAGACGCTCGCGCAGACCTACGACCGGATGGGGCTTCTGCCCGCGAAGCACTGA